In one Nicotiana sylvestris chromosome 8, ASM39365v2, whole genome shotgun sequence genomic region, the following are encoded:
- the LOC138875896 gene encoding uncharacterized protein: protein MAPFEALYGRRRCSPICWFEPGEAKLLGTDLVRDAMEKIKVIQERLCIAHSIQKCYADQIVRDVAYMVGEKVLLRMSPMKGMMQFEKRGKLSLRFIGLFEILEGVGEVAYRLALPPSPAGLEENLAYEEELVAILDLQVRKLRSKSFSSMKVQCRGLLIKEATWDYKFDMRSSNPHLLPV from the exons atggcgccgtttgaggccttatatgggaggcgacGTTGTTCACCGATTTGTTGGTTTGAGCCCGGAGAGGCTAAACTATTAGGTACTGATTTGGTCCGTGATGCTATGGAAAAAATTAAGGTGATTCAAGAACGACTTTGTATAGCTCACTCCATACAAAAGTGTTATGCAGACCAGATAGTTCGAGATGTTGCTTATATGGTAGGTGAGAAGGTTCTTCTCCGaatgtcacctatgaagggcatgatgcaGTTTGAGAAAAGGGgcaagttgagtctgaggtttattggcctgTTTGAAATCTTGGAgggagttggggaggttgcttatagacttgcattaccTCCTAGCCCAGCAGGG CTTGAAGAAAATTTGGCCTATGAGGAAGAGCTAGTTGCTATTCTAGACTTGCAGGTTCGcaagttgagatccaagagttttTCTTCTATGAAAGTGCAATGTAGGGGTCTTCTAATTAAGGAGGCTACGTGGGATTACAAGTTCGATATGCGGAGTAGTAACCCCCACCTTTTACCGGTCTAA